Part of the Streptomyces sp. RFCAC02 genome is shown below.
CAGCCGGACGTGGTGGTGTTGACGGCGATCTGGCCGCAGTCCGCCTCGTCCGCGAACCGGTGCGCGGCGGCCAGGTCCCGGGTGAAGACCGCTGCGGCGAGCCCGAAGTCCGAGTCGTTCACCTCGTCGATCGCCTGGTCGAGGCCGGCCACCCGCCGCAGCACCACGACGGGTCCGAAGACCTCGTGCCGCCAGATGTCCATCTCGGGCGTGACGTCGGTGAGGACGGTCGGCGTGACGTAGCAGCCGTGCGCGAGGGCCGCGTCGTCCGGGACGCCGCCGCCCACCGCGATCCTGGCGCCCTGCTCCACGGCGAGCGCCGTGTCGGCGAGGACGCTGTCGCGCTGCGCCGGGCCGACGAGCGGACCGACCGCCGTGCCGGCGTCCTTGCCGGGGCCGACCCGCAGGGCGGCGACCCGTTCGCGCAGCAGCTCGGCGAACCGGTCGTGCACCGGCTCCTCGACGAGCACCCGGCTGGTCGCGGTGCAGCGCTGTCCGGCCTGGCCGAAGCCGGCGGCGATCACGGCGTCCGCCGCGGCGTCCAGGTCCGCGTCGGCCAGCACGACGGTGGCGTTCTTGCCGCCCATCTCGGCCTGGAAGCGGACGTTGCGGGTGGCGAGGGCGAGCCGCAGCCGCTCCCCCACCTCGTTGCCGCCGGTGAAGGTGACGGCGGCGATGCGCGGGTCCCCGGTGAGCGCCTCCGAGATGCGGGACGTCCGGCCGGTCACGACGCCCAGCACACCGGCGGGCAGGCCGGCGTCGTGCAGCGCGCGGGCGAGCGCGAGGCCCGACATGGGGGTCTCGCTCGCGGGCTTCAGGACGACGGCGTTGCCCGCGGCGAGGGCGGGCGCCAGCTTGCGGGCCGGCGTCAGCAGCGGGTCGTTCCACGGCGTGATGGCGAGGACGACGCCCAGCGGCTCGCGCCGGAACTCCGCGCGGGTGTGGGGGCGCGCGTCGTGGAGCAGCGTGCCGTAGCCGTCGCGGGCGACGCCGGCGTAGTAGGCGAGGAAGTCGGCGGACTTCTCGACCTCGCCGCGCGCCTCGGCCCGTGTCTTCCCCATCTCCGTGACGACGGTGCCGGCGACCTCGTCCGCCCGCTCCCGCAGGAGCGCGGCGGCGTCGGTCAGCACCCTGGCGCGGACGAACGGCGAGGTGGCGCGCCACGTCGCGAAGCCCTCCTCCGCCGCGTCGTACAGCCGCTCGACGTCCTCGGGCGACAGGGCGGGGACCCGGGCGACGGGCTCGCGGGTGTCGGTCGGGTCGAAGACGTCAACCCACGCGCCGGAGGTCACCCACCGCCCTCCCGCGAGGACCTCAAGGGACGTTACGGACATGACTGCTCCTCAGGACGGAAGAAGGGATCGCGGGAGCCCGCCTCGATGCCCCCACGATAGGAACGGCGCGTGGTCCCGACCACGCGCTGCGCGGCATGCATTGGTTGCGTTCCCCGCACTCCGCACCGGGCGCCGATCGTGGTGGGATCGGCCCGGCAGAAGCACACCTGATCAGGAGGAACGCATGCCGTACGCCGTTGTGGCCCACTACCGGTGCGCGCCCGGCGACGCGCCCGCCGTCCGTGACGCGCTGCTGCGCATGCGGGAGTCGACGCTGCGCGAGCCGGGCAACCGCGCCTATGTCGTGCACGCCGACGCCGAGGACGCGAGCGGCGACGCCGCGTTCACGCTGTACGAGCAGTACGCCGACCGGGACGCGTTCGAGGCGCACACGCGGACGCCGCACTTCGCGGAGCACATCGCCCGCACGGTGCGGCCCCGGCTCACGGCGCGGACCGTGTGGTTCGGCGACGTGATCTGACACGGGGGTGTCCCCGGGCCGCGCGGCCCGGGGACACCCCTTCACGTACCGGCCCCTACAGCTCGTTGCCCCAGCACATGCGGGCGATCGTCTCGACATGGACGAGCTTCCGCCACTGGTCCTCGGCCCGCAGCGGGGCGCGCCCCGCCACGTCGGAGAACCCGGCGCTCGGGCTCACGGCCAGGTCGTCGATGTCCTTGCAGGCCGCCGCCACGTCCATGCGGTCCATGATCGTGTCGACGTCCTCAAGGCCGGGGGCCGCGGGGTCCACGATGCCGAGGCACACGTCCCGGTCGGCGGGGACGGCCCGCAGCAGCCGTGTCTCGGCCTCGGTGCCCGCGCAGTACGGCAGGATCCACCGGTCCACCGGCACCTCCGTGAACAGCCGCTCCGCGACCGCCCCGGCCACCTCGGCGGGCGCGCGGTGCGCCGGGCACAGGCCGATGCGGACGTCGGACGGCTTGTCCCCGACGGCGACGGCGGCCGCGTCGACGGCCAGGGCGTCCGCCAGGCCGAGGCCGGGCGCCCCGCCGCCGGACAGGTGGTGGGCGTAGTCCGGGTTGGTGAGCTGGACGCAGCGGACGCCCCGGGCGATCAGCGCGCCGATCTCGTCGCGGACGATCCGCGCGAGGGCGTCGCCCAGCTCGCGGGCGCTGCCGAACGGCGTCGCGTCCGGGTCGAAGCAGCGGCCGGCGAGGTACGCGGGGGACGGCAGGGTCGCCTTCGCCGGGACGACGGTGAGCGCGGCGACGGCCGCCACCTGGTCGGCGATCAGCGGTCCCCCGGCCTTGGGCTCGCCGTCGGCGACCCACCGGGCGAGGCCGTCGTCCTCGGTGGCCCCGGTGCGGCGGAAGCCCGTCACCGCGTCGAGGACGGCGCCCCTGAAGTCCTCGCGCCGGAACTCGCCGTCGGTGACGACCGACAGGCTGAGCCGCCGCTGGGCGCGCACGGCGTCGGCGACGGCCTGGTCCTCCACGGCGCGCAGCCCGGCCCCGTCCAGGCCGCCCTGCGCGCGGCGGCGCCGGGCGTCGAGGAGTTCCTGCGGCCGGACGAGGCTGCCGTGGTGGTCGATGCGGAACTTGAACGTGTCAGCCATGGTGCCCCTCCGCCGTGCCCTCCCGCGGGGCGCCGCCCCACGCCCGGAACTCCAACTGGTAGCCGAGGCCGGCGAGTACGTCCTCGCAGATCCGCCGGTCCTCGTCCCCGGTGCCGCCCGCGACGCCGAGGCCGCCGAGGATCTCGCCGTCCCGCTGCACGGTGACACCGCCCTCGGCCGCCAGGATCGGGTGGGTGCCCATCCGCGAGAGCTGGGCGAAGAAGCCGGGGTTGCTGTCGGCCCAGGCGTGCAGCATGTGCGTGGGCCGCTCCATCACGGCGGCCGTGTACGCCTTCGCCGTCGCGATGCTCGGGGTGAGCGGCCGGGCGCCGTCCGAGCGTTTCACGAGCAGCGTGAAGCCGCCCGCGTCGACGACGGCGATGCTGAGCGCCTTGCCCAGCGCGCGGCCGGCCTTCTGCGCCGCGGCGACGATGTCCTCCGCCTCGTCCAGGGTCAGTCTCATACGGCGGCGCTCCGGTGGGTCAGGTCGTCGCGGACGCGGACGACGGCGGCGTTGAACAGTTCGGGCGCCTCCCAGTACATGGAGTGGGGCGCGCCGGGGACGAGTTCGAGGCGGGAGCCGGGCAGCAGTTCGTGGGCGCGGGTGACGGTGGCGGCGCTCAGGACCGCGTCGTTCGCACCGGCCAGGAAGCAGACGGGCAGCCCGGAGGCGGTGACCTCGTTGACGGTCGGCCCGCCGGTGGACAGGTTCCGCAGGTCGGCCATCTTCGCCGTGTTGAACGTGCCCATCTGCTGGAAGAGCAGCGTGCGGGCCGGTTCGCGCTTCTGGAAGTCCCTGCTCAGCAGCCGGTCGAGGACGGGCAGCTTGACGGCCTCGGCGCGGTCGGCCGCGACCAGCGC
Proteins encoded:
- a CDS encoding aldehyde dehydrogenase family protein, which codes for MSVTSLEVLAGGRWVTSGAWVDVFDPTDTREPVARVPALSPEDVERLYDAAEEGFATWRATSPFVRARVLTDAAALLRERADEVAGTVVTEMGKTRAEARGEVEKSADFLAYYAGVARDGYGTLLHDARPHTRAEFRREPLGVVLAITPWNDPLLTPARKLAPALAAGNAVVLKPASETPMSGLALARALHDAGLPAGVLGVVTGRTSRISEALTGDPRIAAVTFTGGNEVGERLRLALATRNVRFQAEMGGKNATVVLADADLDAAADAVIAAGFGQAGQRCTATSRVLVEEPVHDRFAELLRERVAALRVGPGKDAGTAVGPLVGPAQRDSVLADTALAVEQGARIAVGGGVPDDAALAHGCYVTPTVLTDVTPEMDIWRHEVFGPVVVLRRVAGLDQAIDEVNDSDFGLAAAVFTRDLAAAHRFADEADCGQIAVNTTTSGWDVHHPFGGFRDSGSAFKEQGTEALRFYTRVKTVAIHFGA
- a CDS encoding antibiotic biosynthesis monooxygenase family protein; its protein translation is MPYAVVAHYRCAPGDAPAVRDALLRMRESTLREPGNRAYVVHADAEDASGDAAFTLYEQYADRDAFEAHTRTPHFAEHIARTVRPRLTARTVWFGDVI
- a CDS encoding methionine synthase II (cobalamin-independent)-like protein, with protein sequence MADTFKFRIDHHGSLVRPQELLDARRRRAQGGLDGAGLRAVEDQAVADAVRAQRRLSLSVVTDGEFRREDFRGAVLDAVTGFRRTGATEDDGLARWVADGEPKAGGPLIADQVAAVAALTVVPAKATLPSPAYLAGRCFDPDATPFGSARELGDALARIVRDEIGALIARGVRCVQLTNPDYAHHLSGGGAPGLGLADALAVDAAAVAVGDKPSDVRIGLCPAHRAPAEVAGAVAERLFTEVPVDRWILPYCAGTEAETRLLRAVPADRDVCLGIVDPAAPGLEDVDTIMDRMDVAAACKDIDDLAVSPSAGFSDVAGRAPLRAEDQWRKLVHVETIARMCWGNEL
- a CDS encoding heme-binding protein; protein product: MRLTLDEAEDIVAAAQKAGRALGKALSIAVVDAGGFTLLVKRSDGARPLTPSIATAKAYTAAVMERPTHMLHAWADSNPGFFAQLSRMGTHPILAAEGGVTVQRDGEILGGLGVAGGTGDEDRRICEDVLAGLGYQLEFRAWGGAPREGTAEGHHG
- a CDS encoding alpha/beta hydrolase translates to MGFAHSDGTSIYYERHGSGPAVLFVHGSGGHHAAWWQQVAPLRERYTVVTVDLRGFGNSDSTMPEFDSQDFPEDIVAVLDQEDLRDVLLVGQSIGAVAALRAGLRRPDRVGGVVLAHSLGGIDHPELSALVAADRAEAVKLPVLDRLLSRDFQKREPARTLLFQQMGTFNTAKMADLRNLSTGGPTVNEVTASGLPVCFLAGANDAVLSAATVTRAHELLPGSRLELVPGAPHSMYWEAPELFNAAVVRVRDDLTHRSAAV